The following proteins are encoded in a genomic region of Saccharopolyspora antimicrobica:
- a CDS encoding carbohydrate ABC transporter permease, with protein sequence MTATHTRPAPGTAGQPAVPGARRRPRISVSLPYLLMAPAVLALVALLGWPAVNVIITSFRKLDLGELTRGEVVWAGFDNYAQILTGSDFWVIALRTVVFTAAMVGATVVIALLLALLMNHIPAVPRVVLQISLLLAWAMPQLAATTVFQWIFDQQFGILNKTLVLLGFDSFEGASWFASGTSTLTVVGILIVWQAVPFVAMTLYAALLSVPKDLYESAGIDGASGWQTFSSITWPHLKPVLLIVTFLSILWDFKVFAQVWAVREGGPNGESTTLPVLQYLEGIAGKHFGVAAAVSVLMVIVLVIVCAQYLRLLLRSQEGEL encoded by the coding sequence ATGACCGCCACGCACACCCGCCCGGCGCCGGGCACTGCGGGTCAGCCCGCGGTGCCCGGCGCTCGGCGCCGCCCCCGAATATCGGTGTCGCTGCCCTACCTGCTGATGGCGCCCGCGGTGCTGGCCCTGGTCGCGCTGCTCGGCTGGCCCGCGGTGAACGTGATCATCACCAGCTTCCGCAAGCTCGACCTCGGCGAGCTCACCCGCGGTGAGGTCGTCTGGGCCGGCTTCGACAACTACGCGCAGATCCTCACCGGATCCGACTTCTGGGTCATCGCGCTGCGGACCGTGGTGTTCACCGCCGCCATGGTCGGCGCCACGGTCGTCATCGCGCTGCTGCTCGCGCTGCTGATGAACCACATCCCGGCGGTGCCGCGGGTGGTGCTGCAGATCAGCCTGCTGCTGGCGTGGGCGATGCCGCAGCTGGCCGCGACGACGGTGTTCCAGTGGATCTTCGACCAGCAGTTCGGGATCCTGAACAAGACGCTGGTGCTGCTGGGCTTCGACTCCTTCGAAGGCGCCTCCTGGTTCGCCAGCGGCACCAGCACGCTCACCGTGGTCGGCATCCTGATCGTCTGGCAGGCCGTGCCGTTCGTGGCGATGACGCTCTACGCCGCGCTGCTCAGCGTGCCGAAGGACCTGTACGAGTCGGCCGGGATCGACGGCGCGAGCGGCTGGCAGACCTTCTCCTCGATCACCTGGCCGCACCTGAAGCCGGTGCTGCTGATCGTGACGTTCCTGTCGATCCTGTGGGACTTCAAGGTGTTCGCGCAGGTGTGGGCGGTCCGCGAGGGCGGCCCGAACGGTGAGAGCACCACGCTGCCGGTGCTGCAGTACCTGGAGGGCATCGCGGGCAAGCACTTCGGCGTGGCCGCCGCGGTCAGCGTGCTGATGGTGATCGTGCTCGTCATCGTCTGCGCCCAGTACCTGCGCCTGCTGCTGCGGTCCCAGGAGGGAGAGCTGTGA
- a CDS encoding carbohydrate ABC transporter permease: MTIRRIGLSALALAIALVFAFPTYWMFTSSIKPRGEVLSTSYDLVPSAVTLENYASALLGSDFLRYLGNSLLVTLTAVACSLVAGTLAALAMSRFRFRGRKGFLMLVLVAQMVPFEALMVPMFLFMRDLGLLNKLPALILVYWITTLPFTIWSLRGFIDGIPIDLEEAAMVDGCSRAEAFRRVTLPLLGPGLVATSVFAFITAWNEFLYALVLMRSEDLQTLPVFLKTFQNAFGTDWGATMASATLFTLPVLVFFLIVQRKMVSGITAGAVKG; this comes from the coding sequence GTGACGATCCGCCGAATCGGGCTGTCCGCGCTGGCCCTGGCCATCGCGCTGGTGTTCGCGTTCCCGACCTACTGGATGTTCACCAGCTCGATCAAGCCGCGCGGCGAAGTGCTGTCCACGTCCTACGACCTGGTGCCCAGCGCGGTCACGCTGGAGAACTACGCGAGCGCGCTGTTGGGCTCGGACTTCCTGCGCTACCTGGGCAACAGCCTGCTGGTCACGCTCACCGCGGTGGCGTGCTCGCTGGTCGCGGGCACCCTGGCAGCGCTGGCGATGAGCCGGTTCCGCTTCCGCGGGCGCAAGGGCTTCCTGATGCTCGTGCTGGTCGCCCAGATGGTGCCGTTCGAGGCGCTGATGGTGCCGATGTTCCTGTTCATGCGGGATCTCGGGCTGCTCAACAAGCTGCCCGCGCTGATCCTGGTGTACTGGATCACCACGCTGCCGTTCACCATCTGGTCGCTGCGCGGGTTCATCGACGGGATCCCGATCGACCTGGAGGAGGCCGCCATGGTGGACGGCTGCAGCCGGGCCGAGGCGTTCCGCCGGGTCACCCTGCCGCTGCTGGGCCCGGGCCTGGTGGCGACCTCGGTGTTCGCCTTCATCACCGCGTGGAACGAGTTCCTGTACGCGCTGGTGCTGATGCGCTCCGAGGACCTGCAGACGCTGCCGGTGTTCCTGAAGACCTTCCAGAACGCGTTCGGCACCGACTGGGGAGCGACGATGGCGTCGGCCACCCTGTTCACGCTGCCGGTGCTGGTGTTCTTCCTGATCGTGCAGCGCAAGATGGTCTCCGGCATCACCGCCGGCGCCGTCAAGGGCTGA
- a CDS encoding SIS domain-containing protein, producing MTATHGQHMADEIRQQPAIFADLLATRDAIAEVAATVAQRRPRFALLAARGSSDHAALYAKYLVETLLQLPAGLASPSTTTLFGAQPDLTDVLLISVSQSGGSPDLLEVTESARKQGALTVAVTNTADSPLNSAAELSVDVRAGREQAVAATKTYGATLLALYLLIDAVRGGTGEQAAKLPELAETTLADGRDAVDEAVGRYRFLERMVTTARGYSLATAHEAALKLAETSYLSARSYSGADLLHGPVAAVDADTAVLALASRGIGGAAMREPLEAVSQRGADICAIGSAAADIPATHRIPVPACAEELAPVLEILPVQQLALGLALARGFDPDNPRGLNKVTRTR from the coding sequence ATGACCGCCACCCACGGCCAGCACATGGCCGACGAGATCCGCCAGCAGCCCGCGATCTTCGCCGACCTGCTGGCCACCCGGGACGCGATCGCCGAGGTCGCGGCGACCGTCGCGCAGCGCCGCCCGCGCTTCGCGCTGCTCGCCGCGCGCGGCTCCAGCGACCACGCCGCCCTCTACGCGAAGTACCTGGTCGAGACCCTGCTGCAGCTGCCCGCCGGGCTGGCCTCGCCGTCCACCACCACGCTGTTCGGCGCGCAGCCGGACCTGACCGACGTGCTGCTGATCTCGGTGAGCCAGAGCGGTGGATCGCCGGACCTGCTGGAGGTCACCGAGTCCGCCCGCAAGCAGGGCGCGCTGACGGTCGCGGTCACCAACACCGCCGACTCGCCGCTGAACTCGGCCGCCGAGCTGTCGGTGGACGTCCGCGCTGGCCGCGAGCAGGCCGTCGCGGCGACCAAGACCTACGGCGCCACGCTGCTGGCGCTCTACCTGCTGATCGACGCGGTGCGCGGCGGCACCGGCGAGCAGGCGGCGAAGCTGCCGGAGCTGGCCGAGACGACCCTGGCGGACGGCAGGGACGCCGTCGACGAGGCGGTCGGCCGCTACCGCTTCCTGGAGCGGATGGTCACCACCGCGCGCGGCTACTCGCTGGCCACGGCCCACGAAGCGGCCCTGAAGCTGGCCGAGACCAGCTACCTGTCGGCCCGCTCCTACAGCGGTGCGGACCTGCTGCACGGCCCGGTCGCGGCGGTCGACGCGGACACCGCGGTGCTCGCGCTGGCCAGCCGGGGCATCGGCGGCGCGGCGATGCGCGAGCCGCTGGAAGCGGTGTCCCAGCGCGGCGCGGACATCTGCGCGATCGGCTCGGCGGCCGCGGACATCCCGGCCACCCACCGGATCCCGGTCCCGGCCTGCGCGGAGGAACTGGCCCCGGTCCTGGAGATCCTCCCGGTCCAGCAGCTGGCCCTCGGCCTGGCCCTCGCCCGAGGCTTCGACCCGGACAACCCCCGAGGCCTCAACAAGGTCACCCGAACCCGCTGA
- a CDS encoding amidohydrolase family protein: MTVDTHHHLWDLDVRDQPWITGAEMEPLRRDFRPADLQAALKGSGVDATVLVQTVSDPDETPEMLVLADSVDRIAAVVGWVDLTTRDVRERIGRLQTHPSGGWLKGIRHQVEGEPDPDWLVRPEVLNGLAAVEDAGLVYELLVRTDQLPAAIKAVGQFPQLTFVLDHCAKPPVASGELQPWADRVRALAAHPNVVCKLSGLVTEDDWTRQPDPVSLQPYVDVVLEAFGPRRLMFGSDWPVCLLAAEYGQVIDLARQLTAGLDDRRRSAVFDANAREVYDI, from the coding sequence GTGACCGTCGACACCCACCACCACCTGTGGGACCTCGACGTCCGCGACCAGCCGTGGATCACCGGGGCCGAGATGGAGCCGCTGCGCCGCGACTTCCGGCCCGCGGACCTGCAGGCCGCGCTGAAGGGCAGCGGGGTGGACGCCACGGTGCTGGTGCAGACGGTCTCCGACCCGGACGAGACCCCCGAGATGCTGGTGCTGGCCGACTCGGTGGACCGCATCGCGGCGGTCGTCGGCTGGGTCGACCTGACCACCCGCGACGTGCGCGAACGCATCGGCCGGCTGCAGACCCACCCGTCCGGCGGCTGGCTGAAGGGCATCCGCCACCAGGTGGAGGGCGAGCCCGACCCGGACTGGCTGGTCCGGCCCGAAGTGCTCAACGGGCTGGCCGCGGTGGAGGACGCCGGCCTGGTCTACGAGCTGCTGGTCCGCACCGACCAGCTGCCCGCCGCGATCAAGGCGGTCGGCCAGTTCCCGCAGCTGACCTTCGTGCTCGACCACTGCGCGAAACCGCCGGTTGCCAGCGGTGAGCTGCAGCCGTGGGCGGACCGGGTCCGCGCGCTCGCGGCTCACCCGAACGTGGTGTGCAAGCTGTCCGGTCTGGTCACCGAGGACGACTGGACTCGGCAACCTGATCCGGTGAGCCTGCAGCCCTACGTGGACGTGGTGCTGGAGGCCTTCGGCCCGCGCCGCCTGATGTTCGGCTCCGACTGGCCGGTGTGCCTGCTGGCGGCGGAGTACGGCCAGGTCATCGACCTGGCCAGGCAGCTGACGGCGGGCCTGGACGACCGGCGCCGCTCGGCGGTGTTCGACGCGAACGCCCGAGAGGTGTACGACATCTGA
- a CDS encoding N-acetylglucosamine kinase, producing MPDAAAVVLGMDVGGTSSRALISDLSGRVLGVGEAAGGNPNSHPADEAVRQIATATRAALRDVDPADVRAAVIGMAGVSKMADPLFRDLFEREWGRLGLSCELSAISDCEVAFAAGTPEPSGTVLIAGTGAIAARIEQHRLTELAGGYGWLLGDEGSAYWLGREAVRATLGALDRGEPLHGLTAAVREALLPGDPEAHRKQLITAVNAAPPIRLAELAPLVTKASDPVATEIVERAARVLVDTAAQTRTPDDDTPIVLAGGLVAPENPLGEALRAELASRGFPAPHTAGPGAAGAAWLAALDLTPDPATLHTRLLPI from the coding sequence ATGCCCGACGCAGCAGCGGTGGTTCTCGGTATGGACGTCGGCGGCACCAGCAGCCGCGCCCTGATCAGCGATCTGTCCGGCCGCGTGCTGGGCGTCGGCGAAGCGGCCGGCGGCAATCCGAATTCGCACCCGGCCGACGAGGCGGTGCGGCAGATCGCGACCGCGACCCGGGCCGCTCTGCGCGACGTCGATCCGGCGGACGTGCGGGCCGCGGTGATCGGGATGGCCGGGGTCAGCAAGATGGCCGATCCGCTGTTCCGCGACCTGTTCGAGCGCGAGTGGGGTCGGCTGGGCCTGAGCTGCGAGCTGAGCGCGATCAGCGACTGCGAGGTGGCCTTCGCGGCCGGAACTCCGGAGCCGAGCGGCACGGTGCTGATCGCCGGCACCGGCGCGATCGCGGCCCGCATCGAGCAGCACCGGCTGACCGAGCTCGCGGGCGGCTACGGCTGGCTGCTCGGCGACGAGGGCTCGGCCTACTGGCTCGGCCGCGAAGCCGTCCGCGCCACGCTCGGCGCGCTGGACCGCGGCGAGCCGCTGCACGGCCTCACCGCAGCTGTCCGGGAGGCCCTCCTGCCCGGCGATCCGGAGGCCCACCGCAAGCAGCTGATCACCGCGGTGAACGCGGCACCGCCGATCCGGCTCGCCGAGCTCGCCCCGCTGGTCACCAAGGCCTCGGACCCGGTGGCGACGGAGATCGTCGAGCGCGCGGCGCGGGTGCTCGTCGACACCGCGGCGCAGACCCGCACGCCCGACGACGACACCCCGATCGTCCTGGCGGGCGGCCTGGTGGCACCGGAGAACCCGCTCGGCGAGGCGCTCCGGGCGGAACTGGCCTCCCGGGGCTTCCCCGCCCCGCACACGGCGGGCCCTGGAGCGGCGGGCGCGGCCTGGCTGGCGGCCCTGGACCTCACCCCGGACCCGGCGACCCTGCACACCCGCCTGCTGCCGATCTGA
- the dapA gene encoding 4-hydroxy-tetrahydrodipicolinate synthase yields the protein MSLGSVITAIVTPFDEQQRVDEAAFLSLFRYLIDHGSDGVVVCGTTGEAPTLTAEEHLRLIELACAERPAGATVIASTGSNYTAHACEMSARAIELGADAVLSVTPYYNRPNRRGLVRHFTEIARATAKPVVLYNVPSRIGLALDNDLLAELAQVEHIDYVKQADNAALAQVDGLGLYAGNDDGFARTLDLGGCGGILVASHLAGEQMRRMVDEPENRAEIDASLKPLYAAMSVTTNPIPVKAALNLLGHRVGGLRLPLVEADEAELDVIRKALTDTGLLR from the coding sequence ATGTCTCTCGGCAGCGTGATCACCGCGATCGTCACCCCGTTCGACGAGCAGCAGCGCGTCGACGAAGCGGCCTTCCTGTCCCTGTTCCGGTACCTGATCGACCACGGCTCGGACGGTGTGGTGGTCTGCGGGACCACCGGCGAGGCGCCGACGCTCACCGCCGAGGAGCACCTGCGGCTGATCGAGCTCGCCTGCGCGGAGCGGCCCGCCGGGGCCACCGTGATCGCCTCCACCGGCTCGAACTACACGGCGCACGCCTGCGAGATGAGCGCGCGAGCGATCGAGCTCGGCGCGGACGCGGTGCTGTCGGTGACCCCGTACTACAACCGGCCCAACCGGCGCGGGCTCGTCCGCCACTTCACCGAGATCGCGCGGGCCACCGCGAAGCCGGTGGTGCTCTACAACGTGCCGTCGCGGATCGGGCTGGCGCTGGACAACGACCTGCTCGCCGAGCTCGCCCAGGTCGAGCACATCGACTACGTCAAGCAGGCGGACAACGCGGCCCTCGCCCAGGTCGACGGCCTCGGGCTGTACGCGGGCAACGACGACGGCTTCGCCCGGACTCTCGACCTCGGCGGCTGCGGCGGCATCCTGGTGGCCAGCCACCTGGCGGGCGAGCAGATGCGCCGGATGGTCGACGAGCCGGAGAACCGGGCGGAGATCGACGCCTCGCTCAAGCCGCTGTACGCGGCCATGTCGGTGACGACGAACCCGATCCCGGTCAAGGCGGCGCTGAACCTGCTGGGCCACCGGGTGGGCGGTCTCCGGCTGCCGCTGGTCGAAGCCGACGAAGCGGAGCTGGACGTCATCCGCAAGGCCCTCACCGACACCGGCCTCCTCCGCTGA
- a CDS encoding DUF3159 domain-containing protein, translating into MTQDRQTEIVEHSDDRDSFMRLLGGWGSAIDAMLPPVAFGLGWFLSGESIAIGGLVAVVVGAVLAGWRLAHRARPLAVLISLLAVALGALIALYTGDVVDFFLPRLVTNALSALAWMTSIAIRWPLLGVVVGTALGQARRWRQDPDLLRAYSRASWVWVGQYVVRLAVFIPLWLLDAIGPLTISQVVLTWPLVAVCVAGSWWVVRRSLPAQHPGLRHPRVAADAGTPE; encoded by the coding sequence GTGACGCAGGACCGGCAGACGGAGATCGTCGAGCACTCGGACGACCGCGATTCGTTCATGCGCTTGCTCGGCGGTTGGGGCAGCGCGATCGATGCGATGCTGCCGCCCGTCGCCTTCGGCCTCGGGTGGTTCCTCAGCGGCGAGTCGATCGCCATCGGGGGCCTGGTGGCGGTGGTGGTGGGCGCGGTGCTCGCGGGCTGGCGGCTGGCGCACCGGGCCCGTCCGCTGGCGGTGCTGATCAGCCTGCTGGCCGTCGCGCTCGGCGCGCTCATCGCGCTGTACACCGGGGACGTGGTGGACTTCTTCCTGCCCCGCCTGGTGACCAACGCGCTCAGCGCGCTCGCCTGGATGACCAGCATCGCGATCCGGTGGCCGCTGCTGGGGGTCGTGGTCGGCACGGCGCTCGGCCAGGCGCGGCGGTGGCGCCAGGACCCGGACCTCCTGCGCGCGTACAGCCGGGCGAGCTGGGTGTGGGTCGGCCAGTACGTGGTGCGGCTGGCGGTGTTCATCCCGCTCTGGCTGCTCGATGCGATCGGTCCGCTGACGATCTCGCAGGTGGTGCTGACCTGGCCGCTGGTCGCGGTGTGCGTGGCGGGCAGCTGGTGGGTGGTGCGCCGGTCGCTGCCCGCGCAGCATCCGGGCCTGCGGCATCCGCGCGTGGCCGCCGATGCCGGTACCCCGGAGTGA
- a CDS encoding dihydrofolate reductase family protein yields MSTTFTVDFFCSVDGYGSAKGWPGYWGKEGPEVREDRVRTFAQDQVLVFGATTFRLFRDFVVEYDEPYYASMNELPKIVFSSTLEEPLGWQNSTLLDEDAVAAIERLKRTTDVPMRSHGSISLNRALLAAGLVDRLEIMMFPAVTGRAGEAALLHGGAELDLELVESTVLDGRTQKLVYIPHLHGEIPEGVGPQRRNLT; encoded by the coding sequence ATGAGCACCACCTTCACCGTCGACTTCTTCTGCAGCGTGGACGGCTACGGCTCGGCCAAGGGTTGGCCCGGGTACTGGGGCAAGGAGGGCCCGGAGGTCCGCGAGGACCGGGTGCGCACCTTCGCGCAGGACCAGGTGCTCGTCTTCGGCGCGACGACGTTCCGGCTGTTCCGGGACTTCGTGGTCGAGTACGACGAGCCCTACTACGCCAGCATGAACGAGCTGCCGAAGATCGTGTTCTCCAGCACGCTCGAAGAGCCGCTCGGCTGGCAGAACTCGACGCTCCTCGACGAGGACGCGGTGGCGGCGATCGAGCGCCTGAAGCGCACCACGGACGTCCCGATGCGGTCGCACGGCAGCATCTCGCTGAACCGGGCACTGCTCGCCGCGGGTCTCGTCGACCGCCTCGAGATCATGATGTTCCCCGCCGTCACGGGCCGCGCGGGTGAAGCGGCCCTCCTCCACGGCGGGGCCGAGCTCGACCTGGAGCTCGTCGAGTCGACGGTGCTCGACGGCCGGACGCAGAAGCTCGTCTACATCCCGCACCTGCACGGGGAGATCCCCGAGGGCGTCGGGCCGCAGCGCCGGAACTTGACGTGA
- a CDS encoding ESX secretion-associated protein EspG: MVETINLSIPAVDLLGEQLNLTVRQYPFELPRLGELGEDRNRLVQQVWQELESTGLARNGRPEPEVEDALYLLCSSEVSIAAAGLLDVRAGHRLAARVVATGEVGVVGVLDGRGLRMSFLAPDVLPRACADLLPDAPPGAGEAVRAVADRSNGHPSDAGIEGLAELRAITSRQKFRLGHFVVSGDRRGGPRLPNLIWFDNDQGRYALQGERAEGQDVVTCRPADKRAIAGQLAALLDRTRRNHI, translated from the coding sequence ATGGTCGAGACGATCAACCTGTCGATCCCCGCGGTCGACCTGCTCGGTGAGCAGCTGAACCTCACCGTGCGGCAGTACCCGTTCGAGCTGCCCCGGCTCGGCGAGCTGGGCGAGGACCGCAACCGGCTGGTGCAGCAGGTCTGGCAGGAGCTGGAGTCCACCGGTCTGGCCCGCAACGGCCGCCCGGAGCCGGAGGTCGAGGACGCGCTCTACCTGCTGTGCAGCTCCGAGGTGTCGATCGCGGCGGCCGGGCTGCTCGACGTGCGCGCCGGGCACCGGCTGGCCGCGCGGGTGGTGGCGACCGGTGAGGTCGGGGTCGTCGGCGTGCTCGACGGCCGCGGCCTGCGGATGAGCTTCCTGGCCCCGGACGTGCTGCCGCGGGCCTGCGCCGACCTGCTGCCCGACGCCCCGCCGGGAGCCGGGGAGGCGGTGCGCGCGGTGGCCGATCGCAGCAACGGGCACCCGTCGGACGCGGGCATCGAGGGCCTGGCGGAGCTGCGCGCGATCACCTCGCGCCAGAAGTTCCGGCTCGGCCACTTCGTGGTCAGCGGCGACCGCCGCGGCGGTCCGCGCCTGCCGAACCTGATCTGGTTCGACAACGACCAGGGCCGCTACGCCCTGCAGGGCGAGCGTGCCGAGGGCCAGGACGTGGTGACCTGCCGCCCGGCGGACAAGCGAGCGATCGCCGGCCAGCTGGCCGCTCTCCTCGACCGAACCCGACGGAACCACATCTGA